In Halococcus salifodinae DSM 8989, the following are encoded in one genomic region:
- the hisF gene encoding imidazole glycerol phosphate synthase subunit HisF, translating to MLTKRIIPCIDVDLDEDGEPAVYTGVNFEDLEHTGDPVEMARRYNEAGADEFVFLDITASADGRETMLDVVSSVADEVFIPLTVGGGIRTREDIRETLRAGADKVSINTAALQNPDLITEGATAFGSQCIVISVDARRRYDEAGEHFFTVDGESCWFECTVKGGREGTGRDVVEWVREAESRGAGELFVNSIDADGTKDGYDIPLTRAVCEAVSTPVIASSGCGGPADAHEVFTDAGADAALAASIFHFDEYSIREVKEYLADRSVPVRL from the coding sequence ATGCTGACAAAGCGCATCATTCCCTGTATCGATGTCGATCTCGACGAGGACGGCGAGCCGGCGGTCTACACCGGTGTGAACTTCGAGGACCTCGAACACACCGGCGATCCGGTCGAAATGGCGCGGCGGTACAACGAGGCCGGCGCGGACGAGTTCGTGTTCCTCGACATCACCGCCTCGGCCGACGGCCGCGAGACGATGCTCGACGTGGTGTCGAGCGTGGCCGACGAGGTGTTCATTCCCCTGACTGTCGGTGGCGGGATTCGCACCCGCGAGGACATCCGGGAGACGCTCCGAGCCGGGGCTGACAAGGTCTCGATCAACACCGCCGCGCTCCAGAATCCCGATCTCATCACCGAGGGTGCGACAGCTTTCGGCAGCCAGTGCATCGTGATCTCGGTCGACGCGCGCCGGCGGTACGACGAGGCCGGCGAGCACTTCTTCACTGTCGACGGCGAGTCCTGCTGGTTCGAATGCACGGTGAAAGGCGGGCGCGAGGGCACGGGCCGGGACGTCGTCGAGTGGGTGCGCGAGGCCGAATCCCGCGGTGCGGGCGAGCTGTTCGTCAACTCGATCGACGCCGACGGGACGAAGGACGGCTACGACATCCCACTGACGCGGGCGGTCTGCGAGGCGGTCTCGACGCCGGTCATCGCCTCGTCGGGCTGTGGCGGTCCCGCGGACGCCCACGAGGTGTTCACGGACGCGGGCGCGGACGCGGCGCTCGCCGCGTCGATCTTCCACTTCGACGAATACTCGATCCGGGAGGTAAAGGAGTATCTCGCCGACCGCAGCGTTCCGGTGCGGCTGTGA
- a CDS encoding CNNM domain-containing protein — translation MVESTTLLQLFAGLTLLFSNGFFVTTEFAMTRVRQFDEAEFQEHRGLRRAWEMTEQLEIYLSGCQIGITISSVGLGFVAEPALAAVLDPAVRAAGLGSLLGGGGEAGHTALSVALALLVINLLHVIVGEQAPTYLGIERTKTVARYGAPLLYWWTRALGPIIRLADWVAKAILGVFGVEISRSWAEEEMEEGEDGAERPASRGEIRSRMGTLLSRGELSDEREQEVINALEIGDVSVAEVMVEREGIVALSTEESIGANLELMTKRQHTRFPLVGESLEEFVGVVYTPEVLTNVDALRDGEVDIASVATPSVTVPADLPVSDLIDRFQAEHQEVAMVVDPDDESVVGLVTATDAFEAITGDLEDPLD, via the coding sequence ATGGTCGAGTCCACGACGTTGCTTCAGTTGTTCGCGGGGCTGACGCTGCTGTTCTCGAACGGATTTTTCGTCACTACCGAGTTCGCCATGACCCGCGTTCGGCAGTTCGACGAGGCCGAGTTCCAGGAGCACCGTGGTCTGCGGCGCGCGTGGGAGATGACTGAACAGCTCGAGATCTACCTTTCGGGGTGTCAGATCGGAATCACGATCTCGAGCGTAGGGCTCGGCTTCGTGGCCGAACCTGCACTCGCGGCGGTGCTCGACCCGGCAGTCCGCGCGGCCGGCCTCGGGAGCCTGCTCGGCGGCGGGGGCGAGGCCGGCCACACTGCCCTCTCGGTCGCGCTCGCGCTGCTCGTGATCAACCTGCTCCACGTGATCGTTGGTGAGCAGGCCCCCACCTACCTCGGCATCGAGCGGACGAAGACCGTCGCGCGATACGGCGCGCCGCTGCTCTACTGGTGGACGCGGGCGCTGGGCCCGATCATCCGGCTGGCCGACTGGGTGGCGAAGGCGATTCTGGGTGTCTTCGGCGTCGAGATCTCACGCTCGTGGGCCGAAGAGGAGATGGAGGAGGGCGAAGACGGCGCGGAGCGTCCCGCCTCGCGGGGCGAGATCCGGAGCCGGATGGGGACGTTGCTGAGCCGGGGCGAGCTCTCCGACGAGCGCGAACAGGAGGTGATCAACGCACTCGAAATCGGCGACGTCTCGGTCGCGGAGGTGATGGTCGAGCGCGAGGGGATCGTCGCGCTCTCGACCGAAGAGTCGATCGGGGCCAACCTCGAGCTCATGACCAAACGCCAGCACACCCGATTCCCGCTGGTCGGCGAATCCTTGGAGGAGTTCGTGGGCGTCGTCTACACACCGGAGGTGCTCACGAACGTCGACGCCCTCCGGGATGGCGAGGTCGACATCGCATCCGTCGCCACCCCGTCGGTGACTGTCCCCGCGGATCTCCCGGTCAGCGACCTCATCGACCGCTTCCAGGCCGAACACCAGGAGGTCGCGATGGTGGTCGACCCCGACGACGAGTCGGTGGTCGGGCTCGTGACCGCGACCGACGCGTTCGAAGCGATCACCGGCGATCTCGAGGATCCGCTCGACTAA
- a CDS encoding rhomboid family intramembrane serine protease encodes MAPWQTLARIAVLLAAAISLGAVYRLDGRGKWGPALRARFLAGVPWGTLLTVAGLLWVYLFVQNGLANWYWPVVVPFRAWSYLYPLGMGVASFAHVGPSHLVGNLVGVCTFGVIVEYAWGHYPTERGTATFSSLRTNPYARALAIPAGAIVVGLLVSVFSIGPVIGFSGVVFAFAGVALVRYPVTTVIALSAGGVVQLVYRAMRNPVVQANAEPSFGTPWWAGIAIQAHAIGLLIGVLIGVALCRHRDVRPTASRLWLGTLLFAVGQSLWAVYWFRGNGEYVLFRAIGAVLVFGLALVVAASVAAPDRLALPRPDMPRLGIIERVGDFGGNGTIRRRAASAGVIVLALAVLAAPAVPVNLTTVDTPAEEVFASGTGAGPQPGLDADVAVRDYTVTYAENVTNRKVSVFDISAFGETTQVRASGVIVESEDRHVWTTAIQSSELAFDGWSAVKLGGLGWSETVAAKRNGWQVVGGGHAYKVFLDGPGEGRQLAYRSAPATAEPVIAGKNVSLVPQKTGFDLVVSRNNETLGSVPLPKKGTSAAVANVTFDRNGKHLYAVAGQTRVRIASHESYE; translated from the coding sequence ATGGCCCCGTGGCAGACACTCGCACGGATCGCGGTGCTCCTCGCGGCCGCGATCTCGCTGGGGGCCGTCTATCGTCTCGACGGGCGCGGGAAATGGGGGCCGGCGCTCCGCGCGCGCTTTCTGGCTGGCGTTCCGTGGGGGACGCTCCTCACGGTGGCAGGACTGCTCTGGGTGTATCTGTTCGTCCAGAACGGACTGGCGAACTGGTACTGGCCGGTCGTCGTCCCGTTCCGGGCGTGGTCGTATCTCTACCCCCTCGGGATGGGCGTCGCGTCGTTCGCCCACGTCGGTCCATCCCATCTCGTCGGCAACCTCGTCGGCGTTTGCACGTTCGGCGTTATCGTCGAGTACGCGTGGGGACACTACCCCACCGAGCGCGGTACGGCGACGTTTTCCTCGCTCCGGACCAACCCCTACGCTCGTGCGCTCGCCATCCCCGCCGGAGCGATCGTCGTCGGACTGCTGGTCAGTGTGTTCTCGATCGGGCCGGTGATCGGCTTCTCGGGCGTGGTGTTCGCGTTCGCCGGGGTCGCGCTGGTGCGCTATCCGGTGACGACGGTGATCGCGCTCTCGGCCGGCGGCGTCGTTCAGCTCGTGTATCGCGCCATGCGGAACCCGGTGGTGCAGGCGAACGCCGAACCCTCGTTCGGAACGCCGTGGTGGGCCGGGATCGCGATCCAGGCTCACGCCATTGGCCTCCTCATTGGAGTCCTGATCGGGGTCGCGCTCTGTCGCCATCGGGACGTCCGGCCCACCGCGAGTCGGCTCTGGCTTGGCACCCTCCTGTTTGCGGTGGGGCAGTCACTCTGGGCGGTCTACTGGTTCCGTGGCAACGGCGAGTACGTGCTCTTCCGGGCGATCGGCGCGGTGCTCGTCTTCGGGCTCGCACTCGTCGTCGCGGCGAGTGTCGCCGCCCCCGATCGGCTGGCGCTCCCGCGGCCGGACATGCCGCGCCTCGGAATTATCGAGCGCGTCGGCGATTTCGGTGGCAACGGGACCATCAGACGCCGCGCAGCCTCGGCGGGCGTTATTGTGCTCGCGCTTGCGGTTCTCGCCGCGCCGGCCGTTCCGGTGAACCTCACGACCGTCGATACGCCGGCCGAGGAAGTGTTCGCGTCCGGGACCGGTGCCGGGCCCCAGCCGGGACTCGACGCCGATGTCGCCGTTCGGGACTACACCGTGACCTACGCCGAGAACGTCACGAACCGGAAGGTGTCGGTGTTCGACATCTCGGCGTTCGGGGAGACGACCCAGGTACGAGCCAGCGGCGTGATCGTCGAGAGCGAGGACCGCCACGTCTGGACTACCGCGATCCAATCCAGCGAGCTGGCGTTCGACGGCTGGTCGGCGGTCAAGCTCGGCGGACTGGGCTGGTCCGAAACCGTGGCCGCCAAACGAAACGGGTGGCAGGTCGTCGGCGGCGGCCACGCCTACAAGGTGTTCCTCGACGGACCCGGTGAGGGCCGACAGCTCGCGTACCGCTCGGCACCCGCAACCGCGGAGCCGGTCATCGCGGGAAAGAACGTCTCGCTCGTGCCGCAGAAAACGGGATTCGATCTCGTCGTCAGCCGGAACAACGAAACGCTCGGCTCCGTTCCGCTGCCGAAAAAGGGGACGAGCGCGGCGGTAGCGAACGTCACCTTCGACCGGAACGGGAAGCACCTGTACGCCGTCGCCGGGCAGACACGTGTCCGGATCGCGAGCCACGAATCTTACGAGTGA
- a CDS encoding DUF7550 family protein, translating to MSDNDDAPTEPRESELGQEQATDTEDETMAESEREERDSHPDATGDGTHGSVEPVATRETAPMSAFTARQVGIGAVVLVVGLVVTFAIPLALV from the coding sequence ATGAGCGACAACGACGACGCACCCACCGAACCTCGCGAGTCCGAACTCGGCCAGGAACAGGCGACCGACACCGAAGACGAAACGATGGCCGAGAGCGAGCGCGAGGAGCGCGATTCCCATCCCGACGCGACGGGCGACGGCACCCACGGCAGCGTCGAGCCGGTTGCGACCCGTGAAACCGCCCCGATGAGTGCGTTCACCGCCCGTCAGGTCGGTATCGGGGCCGTCGTGCTCGTCGTCGGCTTGGTCGTCACGTTCGCGATCCCGCTCGCGCTGGTCTGA
- a CDS encoding DNA-directed RNA polymerase subunit L, with amino-acid sequence MDLRVIESEDDELSIEIEGEDHTFMNVLKGALLETSGVIAATYDVNPEQSGGQTDPILTIRTETGTEPLDALETGADRVSEMTTTFRDAFQAA; translated from the coding sequence ATGGATCTACGGGTCATCGAGAGCGAGGACGACGAGCTGTCGATCGAGATCGAAGGCGAGGATCACACGTTCATGAACGTACTCAAGGGCGCGTTGCTCGAAACGTCGGGTGTCATCGCCGCCACGTACGACGTGAACCCCGAGCAGTCGGGCGGCCAGACCGATCCCATTCTCACGATCCGGACCGAGACCGGCACCGAGCCGCTCGACGCGCTCGAAACCGGGGCCGATCGAGTCAGCGAGATGACGACGACGTTCCGCGACGCGTTCCAGGCGGCCTGA
- a CDS encoding alpha/beta hydrolase: MAELDPQVRQLLDLLDQQRAPPTYGVSVETARDQLDELFSMLDPEPVGDVQDLDIPGPAGPIPVRVYAPEDEPDDSPGVFVTFHGGGWVLGDLDTHDPFCRAVTNAADCLVISVDYRRAPEHPFPAAVKDCYAAVEWAADYAPHLGGDPERLAVGGDSAGGNLTAAITLLARDRGGPDLCHQSLIYPAVNSRVGPEFDSYEENGSGYFLERESMEWYDERYIQDDLDARNEYAAPLLARDLSGLPPATVITAGFDPLRDEGIAYADRLEDAGVAVSHEHFEGMIHGFVSMLDVVDRSHDGIETVADGLRDAFDA, encoded by the coding sequence ATGGCAGAACTCGATCCGCAGGTGCGGCAGTTGCTCGACCTGCTCGACCAGCAGCGCGCGCCGCCGACCTACGGCGTGTCGGTCGAAACCGCGCGCGACCAGCTCGACGAGCTGTTCTCGATGCTCGACCCCGAACCCGTCGGCGACGTGCAGGACCTCGACATTCCGGGACCGGCAGGACCGATCCCAGTGCGGGTGTACGCGCCCGAAGACGAACCTGACGACTCTCCGGGAGTGTTCGTCACGTTCCACGGCGGCGGGTGGGTGCTCGGCGATCTCGACACCCACGACCCGTTCTGTCGCGCGGTGACGAACGCGGCGGACTGTCTCGTGATCTCCGTCGACTACCGCCGCGCGCCCGAGCACCCGTTCCCGGCGGCGGTCAAGGACTGCTATGCGGCCGTCGAGTGGGCTGCGGACTATGCACCGCACCTCGGTGGCGATCCCGAGAGGCTGGCGGTCGGCGGCGACAGCGCGGGCGGGAACCTCACGGCGGCGATCACACTGCTCGCACGCGACCGCGGCGGTCCCGACCTGTGTCATCAATCACTCATTTATCCGGCGGTGAACTCCAGAGTGGGGCCGGAGTTCGACTCTTACGAGGAGAACGGTTCGGGCTACTTCCTCGAACGCGAGAGCATGGAGTGGTACGACGAACGCTACATCCAAGACGACCTCGACGCACGAAACGAGTACGCCGCACCGCTGCTCGCGCGCGATCTCTCCGGGCTGCCGCCCGCGACCGTGATTACGGCGGGGTTCGATCCGCTCCGCGACGAAGGGATCGCCTACGCCGACCGGCTCGAAGACGCCGGCGTTGCAGTCTCTCACGAACACTTCGAGGGGATGATCCACGGGTTCGTGAGCATGCTCGACGTGGTCGATCGGTCACACGACGGGATCGAAACGGTCGCCGACGGTCTCCGGGACGCGTTCGACGCGTAG
- the tbsP gene encoding transcriptional regulator TbsP, producing MKSLKSVEMDYAEIYRTVLSEASGEVFVVFPSAGAVEKLVDTLDELDDPPTVRLLAVEATLKSVMEDFIVASITADLIADETLSLRTTESTGMNSLIVTDETVVTLVAAGELVAGLGTVEDDFVGSAREKHAAAFEEAEPFSLRTPPISRVHETLAETFSDEVDADFGRVLDSLDAARGNGDGLDEVTISLLIAAKHELQLYDISRWGEDTGVASKATFSRTKTRLEDEGLIDTTKVPIDVGRPRLRLLLGNERLQAADIDELADVAQDMLATDD from the coding sequence ATGAAATCACTGAAGAGTGTCGAGATGGACTATGCGGAGATCTATCGTACCGTCCTCTCGGAGGCGTCCGGTGAGGTGTTCGTGGTCTTCCCCTCGGCAGGTGCTGTCGAGAAACTCGTCGACACGCTGGACGAACTCGACGATCCGCCGACGGTTCGGTTGCTCGCGGTCGAGGCCACACTCAAGAGCGTCATGGAGGATTTCATCGTTGCTAGCATCACCGCGGATCTCATCGCCGACGAGACGCTCTCGCTGCGAACGACCGAATCCACCGGGATGAACTCGCTGATCGTGACCGACGAGACGGTGGTCACGCTCGTGGCCGCCGGCGAGCTGGTCGCGGGACTCGGAACCGTCGAAGACGACTTCGTTGGGAGCGCGCGGGAGAAACACGCGGCGGCGTTCGAGGAGGCCGAACCGTTCTCGCTCCGGACACCACCGATCTCGCGGGTTCACGAGACGCTCGCCGAGACGTTCAGCGACGAGGTCGATGCGGACTTCGGGCGCGTGCTCGACTCGCTCGACGCCGCTCGCGGCAACGGCGACGGGCTCGACGAGGTGACTATCAGCCTGCTGATCGCGGCGAAACACGAACTCCAGCTCTACGACATCAGCCGATGGGGCGAGGACACCGGCGTCGCGAGCAAGGCTACCTTCTCCCGGACGAAGACCAGGCTCGAAGACGAAGGGCTGATCGACACCACGAAGGTTCCGATCGATGTGGGTCGACCGCGGCTCCGCCTGCTGCTCGGCAACGAACGGCTCCAAGCGGCCGATATCGACGAACTCGCGGACGTCGCCCAGGACATGCTCGCGACCGACGACTGA
- a CDS encoding METTL5 family protein, with translation MSSVSALAQRLAVVAGFEDPQVGLEQYPTPPDLAAHLIHVADLQGDIEGRPVIDLGTGTGMLALGAALRGPESVVGIDIDPDPLRTARANERRVGTTADVSWVRADATDAPLRSRAESNVGTDDPPHESDTPTTVVMNPPFGAQNDNEHADRAFLATAARVATVSYSVHNANSSEFVEAFADDNGGEVTRAYGAELDLPRQFEFHEADSRTVDAEVFRITWE, from the coding sequence ATGAGTTCCGTGAGCGCCCTGGCCCAGCGACTCGCGGTGGTCGCGGGGTTCGAGGATCCACAAGTCGGTCTCGAACAGTACCCCACGCCGCCCGACCTCGCGGCCCACCTGATCCACGTCGCGGACCTGCAGGGCGACATCGAAGGCCGACCCGTGATCGATCTCGGCACCGGCACCGGGATGCTCGCGCTCGGTGCAGCACTCCGTGGGCCGGAGTCGGTCGTCGGGATCGATATCGATCCCGATCCGCTCCGGACCGCGCGAGCCAACGAGCGCCGGGTCGGCACTACTGCCGACGTCTCGTGGGTCCGGGCTGACGCGACCGACGCACCGCTTCGCTCGCGAGCCGAGTCGAACGTCGGGACCGACGACCCTCCCCACGAGAGTGACACGCCCACGACGGTCGTGATGAACCCGCCGTTCGGCGCGCAGAACGACAACGAACACGCCGATCGGGCGTTCCTCGCGACGGCAGCCCGAGTTGCCACGGTCTCGTACTCCGTTCACAACGCCAATAGTTCTGAATTCGTCGAGGCGTTCGCCGACGACAACGGGGGCGAGGTGACCCGGGCCTACGGAGCCGAACTCGATCTCCCACGACAGTTCGAGTTCCACGAGGCCGACTCCCGCACCGTGGACGCAGAGGTGTTCCGGATCACGTGGGAGTAA
- a CDS encoding DUF7860 family protein: MGRYGDLNHERLTKYGFALGVALFVLGAAGSAFGPAVAGPLPGWEQTLLFDSEVAGILVAFVSVFGFGIVLPLTE; this comes from the coding sequence ATGGGTCGATACGGCGATCTGAACCACGAACGACTGACGAAATACGGCTTCGCACTGGGCGTCGCGCTGTTCGTTCTCGGAGCTGCTGGCTCCGCGTTCGGCCCTGCGGTGGCCGGACCGCTTCCCGGCTGGGAGCAAACCCTGCTTTTCGATAGCGAGGTGGCCGGTATTCTCGTCGCCTTTGTCTCGGTGTTCGGCTTCGGGATCGTCCTCCCGCTGACCGAGTGA